Proteins encoded in a region of the Mycolicibacterium chitae genome:
- the cynS gene encoding cyanase, translated as MTPIMTKPEAAALVVAARIRKNLSWAQIAEELDAPKAWCVAALLGQHPLTAEQAERACALLELDDAVRESLQLQPARGVDPELLSDPTIYRFQEALAVYGPAIKELIHEEFGDGIMSAINFKLDVSRRADPDGDRVVVTFDGKFLDYRW; from the coding sequence ATGACTCCCATCATGACCAAACCCGAAGCCGCCGCACTCGTCGTCGCCGCCAGGATCCGCAAGAATCTCAGCTGGGCCCAGATCGCCGAGGAACTCGACGCCCCGAAGGCCTGGTGCGTCGCGGCCCTGCTGGGCCAGCATCCACTGACCGCCGAGCAAGCCGAACGCGCGTGCGCCCTGCTCGAACTCGACGACGCGGTACGCGAAAGCCTGCAGCTGCAACCTGCCCGCGGCGTCGACCCGGAACTGCTGTCCGACCCCACCATCTACCGGTTCCAGGAGGCCCTCGCGGTCTACGGCCCCGCGATCAAGGAACTCATCCACGAGGAGTTCGGCGACGGGATCATGAGCGCCATCAACTTCAAGCTCGATGTGAGCCGGCGGGCGGACCCCGACGGCGACCGCGTTGTCGTCACGTTCGACGGGAAGTTCCTCGACTACCGCTGGTGA
- a CDS encoding DUF2628 domain-containing protein: MTNVPDSTEVPAAWQQRFAFFQQYGPVGSTPEAKAAYRALPFGARMRLGFNIWAFLFGPVYFLVKGMWRKGLTVLGVAVTLGVASVLLGVPDNWDRAFAIGFTAAIATVTNWAYYLHVAEGSQSWNPLEGLRRKGPA; this comes from the coding sequence ATGACGAATGTGCCAGACTCCACCGAGGTGCCGGCTGCCTGGCAGCAGCGGTTCGCCTTCTTCCAGCAGTACGGTCCAGTCGGCTCGACGCCGGAGGCCAAGGCCGCTTACCGCGCGCTGCCGTTCGGTGCCCGGATGCGCCTGGGGTTCAACATCTGGGCATTTCTGTTCGGCCCCGTCTACTTCCTCGTCAAAGGCATGTGGCGCAAGGGACTGACGGTGCTGGGCGTCGCGGTCACGCTGGGAGTGGCCTCGGTGCTGTTGGGTGTGCCGGACAACTGGGACCGCGCATTTGCCATCGGCTTCACCGCAGCCATCGCGACGGTGACGAACTGGGCCTATTATCTGCACGTGGCCGAGGGCAGCCAGTCCTGGAATCCGTTGGAGGGGCTTCGGCGCAAAGGCCCGGCCTGA
- a CDS encoding formate/nitrite transporter family protein — MSYVSPVQFVGKMIDSGESKAHMSTRDTLIRAYMAGAILAISAAFAVTVTVQTGSPLLGAVLFPVGFCLLYLLGFDLLTGVFTLVPLALLDKRRGVTVRTVLRNWGWVFLGNLAGALTVALMMAIVFTYGFSIDPNEVGQRLGEIGHSRTVGYAEHGAAGMLTLFIRGVLCNWMVSTGVVAAMMSTSVSGKVIGMWMPVMLFFYMGFEHSVVNMFLFPSGLMLGGDFSIADYLVWNEIPTVLGNLVGGVAFVGLTLFATHARTGASRFTLPPVAQPDTLEPKKVTA; from the coding sequence ATGTCCTATGTCAGCCCAGTTCAGTTCGTCGGCAAGATGATCGACTCCGGCGAGTCCAAGGCCCACATGTCCACCCGCGACACCCTGATCCGGGCGTACATGGCCGGTGCCATCCTGGCGATCTCCGCGGCCTTCGCGGTCACCGTCACCGTCCAAACCGGCAGCCCCTTGCTCGGCGCGGTGCTGTTCCCGGTCGGCTTCTGCCTGCTCTACCTGCTCGGCTTCGACCTGCTCACCGGGGTGTTCACGCTGGTGCCGTTGGCGCTGCTGGACAAGCGGCGCGGCGTGACCGTGCGCACGGTGCTGCGCAACTGGGGCTGGGTCTTCCTGGGCAACCTCGCCGGTGCGCTCACCGTCGCACTCATGATGGCGATCGTCTTCACCTACGGGTTCAGCATCGACCCCAACGAGGTGGGGCAGCGCCTCGGCGAGATCGGGCACAGCCGCACCGTCGGCTACGCCGAGCACGGCGCGGCCGGCATGCTCACGCTGTTCATCCGCGGGGTGCTGTGCAACTGGATGGTCTCCACCGGCGTGGTCGCGGCGATGATGTCCACCAGCGTCTCGGGGAAGGTCATCGGGATGTGGATGCCGGTCATGCTGTTCTTCTACATGGGTTTCGAGCATTCGGTGGTCAACATGTTCCTGTTTCCGTCGGGCCTGATGCTCGGCGGCGACTTCTCCATCGCCGACTACCTGGTCTGGAACGAAATCCCCACGGTGCTGGGAAATCTCGTCGGCGGGGTGGCGTTCGTCGGGCTTACACTGTTTGCGACCCATGCGCGCACGGGAGCGTCGAGGTTCACGCTGCCCCCCGTAGCGCAGCCCGATACCCTTGAGCCGAAGAAGGTGACCGCATGA
- a CDS encoding peptidoglycan recognition protein family protein: protein MPQTRRWVGDPVWLADVLRAEGVRLVEYPGWRDRGHGDFKDIRGVMVHHTGSDNASAASIARGRPDLPGPLSQLHIARDGTITVVAVGVAWHAGVGMYPWLPTNMANWHTIGIECANSGTSPTAPHRTHWPDAQYDALVRSCAAINRRLAQNSSRTIGHKEYAGRAQGKWDPGAIDMDILRSDIQAAIGTIPDPAATPRPPVPVGKYAEVLLFRGVEGPQVAQLQRQLRDEYPYYAGDLVIDGVFGPQTEAAVREFQRRTRGLKVDGVVGPATAAAMNLRLVS, encoded by the coding sequence GTGCCGCAGACAAGACGGTGGGTCGGAGACCCGGTCTGGCTCGCGGATGTGCTTCGTGCCGAAGGGGTTCGGCTCGTCGAGTACCCCGGATGGCGCGACCGCGGCCACGGCGACTTCAAGGATATCCGCGGGGTGATGGTGCACCACACCGGATCCGACAACGCCTCTGCCGCCTCGATCGCGCGGGGCCGGCCGGATCTGCCCGGACCGCTGTCGCAACTGCACATCGCGCGCGACGGCACCATCACCGTCGTCGCCGTGGGGGTCGCCTGGCACGCCGGGGTGGGCATGTACCCGTGGCTGCCCACCAACATGGCCAACTGGCACACCATCGGAATCGAGTGCGCCAACAGCGGAACCAGCCCCACCGCGCCGCACCGCACCCATTGGCCCGACGCCCAGTACGACGCGTTGGTGCGCAGTTGTGCGGCGATCAACCGCCGGCTCGCGCAGAACTCCAGCCGCACCATCGGGCACAAGGAGTACGCGGGCCGGGCGCAGGGCAAATGGGATCCGGGCGCCATCGACATGGACATCCTGCGCAGCGACATCCAGGCCGCCATCGGCACCATCCCGGACCCGGCCGCGACGCCGAGGCCGCCGGTGCCGGTGGGCAAGTACGCGGAGGTCCTGCTGTTCCGCGGGGTCGAGGGGCCCCAGGTCGCCCAGCTACAGCGGCAGCTACGCGACGAATATCCCTATTACGCAGGTGATTTGGTGATCGACGGTGTCTTCGGACCGCAGACCGAGGCTGCGGTGCGGGAGTTCCAGCGCCGCACCCGCGGACTCAAGGTCGACGGCGTCGTCGGACCCGCGACCGCAGCGGCAATGAACCTGCGACTGGTGTCATAG
- a CDS encoding acyl-CoA synthetase, whose translation MASSTVGVRQKLQHLGEAVRAAKRLVETGILDLKDLRGTLRGAKLIQVYGPQATMTIQGGHRFPDLPAVVDERGSLTYGEVDEQSWALAYALRSLGVVEGSVVGVLCRDHRGLIIAMAACGKLGARVVLMNTGFAKPQFAQVCEREKVTVVLHDSEFVGLLDALPPELPRVLTWVDDGAELPAGAHTLDDLVASNPTDPLPPPTRPGGSVILTSGTTGMPKGAPRDTVSPLATAQIIDRIPFPRKGTMVIVSPIFHSTGWATYTVGAALGNKIVTARRFNAENTVKMIAEHRAEMLVAVPTMLHRMVELDAATLAKYDTSSLRVILIAGSALSPELSERVQDTFGDVLYNMYGSTECAIATVAQPAELRAAPGTAGRAPVTCEVVLYDDNDRRIEGANRPGRIFVRNGAPFQGYTDGRGKQIIDGYMSSGDMGHFDDNGLLFIDGRDDDMIVSGGENVFPQEVENLLEEHDDVAEVAVVGVDDVEFGKRLRAFVVPEPGAAPDAAQIKQYVKDNLARHKVPRDVVFIDELPRNATGKLLRRVLVEKDVDS comes from the coding sequence ATGGCTAGTTCAACGGTCGGCGTCCGGCAGAAGCTGCAGCATCTGGGCGAGGCGGTGCGCGCCGCCAAGCGACTCGTCGAAACCGGGATCCTCGATCTGAAGGATCTGCGCGGAACTCTTCGGGGAGCCAAGCTCATTCAGGTCTACGGACCGCAAGCGACGATGACCATCCAGGGCGGCCACCGATTTCCGGACCTGCCGGCCGTCGTCGACGAGCGCGGGAGTCTGACCTACGGCGAAGTCGACGAGCAGTCCTGGGCGTTGGCGTACGCGCTGCGCTCGCTCGGTGTGGTCGAGGGTTCCGTGGTCGGGGTGTTGTGCCGCGACCACCGGGGTCTGATCATCGCGATGGCCGCCTGCGGCAAGCTCGGCGCCCGCGTGGTGCTGATGAACACCGGGTTCGCCAAGCCGCAGTTCGCGCAGGTCTGCGAGCGCGAGAAGGTGACGGTTGTGCTGCACGACAGCGAGTTCGTGGGGCTGCTCGACGCGCTGCCTCCGGAGCTGCCCCGCGTGCTCACCTGGGTCGACGACGGCGCCGAGCTCCCCGCGGGCGCGCACACCCTCGACGACCTCGTTGCCTCGAACCCCACCGATCCGCTACCGCCCCCGACCCGCCCCGGCGGCTCGGTCATCTTGACCAGCGGGACCACCGGAATGCCGAAGGGCGCGCCCCGCGACACCGTGTCGCCGTTGGCGACGGCGCAGATCATCGACCGAATTCCGTTCCCCCGCAAGGGCACGATGGTCATCGTCTCGCCGATCTTCCACAGCACCGGGTGGGCCACCTACACCGTGGGTGCCGCGCTGGGCAACAAGATCGTGACCGCCCGGCGGTTCAACGCCGAGAACACCGTGAAGATGATCGCCGAGCACCGCGCCGAGATGCTGGTGGCGGTCCCGACGATGCTGCACCGCATGGTCGAACTCGACGCCGCGACCCTCGCCAAGTACGACACCTCCTCTTTGCGGGTGATCCTGATCGCCGGCTCGGCGCTGAGCCCGGAGCTGAGTGAACGGGTGCAGGACACCTTCGGTGACGTCCTCTACAACATGTACGGCTCCACCGAGTGCGCCATCGCCACCGTGGCCCAGCCGGCCGAGCTGCGTGCCGCGCCCGGGACCGCCGGGCGGGCCCCGGTCACCTGTGAGGTGGTGCTCTACGACGACAACGACCGGCGCATCGAGGGCGCGAACCGTCCCGGCCGGATCTTCGTCCGCAACGGCGCCCCGTTCCAGGGGTACACCGACGGCCGCGGTAAACAGATCATCGACGGCTACATGTCCAGCGGCGACATGGGCCATTTCGACGACAACGGGCTGCTGTTCATCGACGGCCGCGACGACGACATGATTGTCTCCGGCGGTGAGAACGTGTTCCCACAGGAGGTGGAGAACCTGCTCGAGGAACACGACGACGTCGCCGAGGTGGCGGTGGTGGGTGTCGACGACGTGGAGTTCGGAAAGCGGTTGCGCGCCTTCGTCGTTCCCGAGCCGGGCGCCGCACCGGACGCCGCTCAGATCAAGCAGTACGTGAAGGACAACCTCGCCCGGCACAAGGTGCCCCGCGACGTGGTGTTCATCGACGAGCTACCGCGCAACGCCACCGGCAAGCTGTTGCGCCGGGTGCTGGTCGAAAAGGACGTCGACAGCTGA
- a CDS encoding alpha/beta hydrolase-fold protein has translation MIRTHTVVAGETLSALALRFYGDAELYPLIAAAGGIDDPDVLAVGRHLIFPDFTRYRAAPGDTLPSLATRFYGDADLAWLIARASGLPESAVLTPGQELIIADLTRYTVAPADTLSALASHFYGDASFYPLIADVNGIADPSVIDVGTELIIFAGRGDGFGLHIVDRNENDPRLWYYRFQTSAIGWNPGVNVLLPSDYRTSGRTYPVLYLFHGGDQDFRFFDFAGIRELTAGKPIIVVMPDGGRAGWYSNPVSSFVGPRNWETFHIAQLLPWIDANFRTFAEYDGRAVGGFSMGGFGALKYAAKYYGHFASVSSHSGPASLRRDYGLVVHWANITSAVLDLAGGTVYGAPLWEQRRVSADNPVERIGSYRNKRIFLLAGTSPDPLNWFDSVNETQVLAGQREFRGHLSAAGIPHEAHEVPGGHFFRPDMFVVDLDGIIARLRPASPSPL, from the coding sequence ATGATCAGAACGCACACCGTAGTTGCCGGGGAAACATTGTCCGCGTTGGCATTGCGGTTCTACGGCGACGCCGAACTGTACCCGCTGATCGCCGCCGCCGGCGGGATCGACGATCCCGACGTCCTCGCCGTGGGACGGCACCTGATCTTCCCCGACTTCACGAGGTACCGGGCGGCACCGGGTGACACGCTGCCGTCGCTGGCGACGCGGTTCTACGGGGACGCGGATCTGGCCTGGTTGATCGCCCGGGCCAGCGGACTGCCGGAGTCGGCTGTTCTGACCCCGGGCCAGGAACTCATCATCGCCGACCTCACGCGTTACACCGTGGCACCGGCAGACACGCTGTCGGCGTTGGCATCTCACTTCTACGGGGACGCGTCGTTCTATCCGTTGATCGCCGACGTGAACGGGATCGCCGATCCTAGCGTCATCGACGTCGGGACGGAACTGATCATCTTCGCCGGTCGCGGCGACGGGTTCGGCCTGCACATCGTGGACCGCAACGAGAACGATCCGCGCCTGTGGTACTACCGGTTCCAGACCAGCGCGATCGGCTGGAACCCCGGCGTCAACGTGTTGCTTCCCAGCGACTACCGCACCAGCGGACGCACCTACCCCGTGCTCTACCTGTTCCACGGCGGCGACCAGGATTTCCGGTTCTTCGACTTCGCGGGCATCCGCGAATTGACCGCCGGCAAGCCGATCATCGTGGTGATGCCCGACGGCGGGCGCGCGGGGTGGTACTCCAACCCGGTCAGTTCCTTCGTGGGGCCACGGAACTGGGAGACCTTCCACATCGCCCAGCTACTCCCCTGGATCGACGCCAACTTCCGGACGTTCGCCGAGTACGACGGCCGTGCGGTCGGTGGGTTCTCGATGGGCGGCTTCGGTGCGTTGAAGTACGCGGCCAAGTACTACGGGCACTTCGCGTCGGTGAGCAGCCACTCCGGCCCGGCGAGTCTGCGCCGTGACTACGGACTGGTGGTGCACTGGGCGAACATCACCTCGGCGGTGCTGGATCTGGCCGGCGGGACGGTCTACGGGGCACCGCTGTGGGAGCAACGCCGGGTCAGCGCCGACAATCCCGTCGAGCGCATCGGCAGCTACCGCAACAAGCGGATCTTCCTGCTGGCCGGCACCAGCCCGGACCCGCTCAACTGGTTCGACAGCGTCAACGAGACCCAGGTGCTCGCCGGTCAGCGCGAGTTCCGCGGACACCTCAGCGCCGCCGGGATCCCGCACGAAGCCCACGAGGTGCCCGGCGGTCACTTCTTCCGGCCCGACATGTTCGTCGTCGACCTCGACGGCATCATCGCCCGGCTGCGCCCCGCGTCGCCGTCGCCGCTATGA